The sequence CTCTGGAAGAAGCGGCGGTAGGGGATCAGGACGACGTCGCTCGTGGCCATGAGGTTCTCGAGCTCCGCCTCTGGCACGAACTCGTCGGTCACCGACCAGCCCTCGACGGCAGGCCACCGTCGGCCGTGGATCTCGAGGACCGCCTTCGACTCCAGCGAGCGCCCGATCTCGCGGAGGACGTCGAGGTCACGGTCGCCCTTGTACTGTCCGACGACTCGGACGACCGGGGTGGAACCCTCCGGCGTCGTGGTCGCCGGGCGCGGGGTCACGGGCAGCGGCACGATCTCGGCCGGACGCTGGTAGCCGGTGGACCGCAGAGCATCTCGAGCGGCGGTCGAGTGGACGACGATGCGGTGGCGACGGGAGAACAGCCGCCCGAGCAGCTGACTGACTCGCGAGTAGCCGACGGCTTGCACGAGGGGCACCGGGTTGTGCAGCATCAGGCGGCTCTCCGCCTTCCGGCCCAGGATCACGCGCAGGATCACGAGGTCGAGGAACCCGAGGACGGGCCACGTCACGATCGCCGTGGTCGGCGCCGACCCCCGGAGTGAGCGCCGGACGGACAGCAGGACGCCGACGTAGCGGACGAGCCAGCGGAGCTTGGACCCATCGCACCTCGACGGCTCGTCGAAGGCACGGACGTCGACGTCGGCGCCCGCTGCCTCCAGCGTCGAGGCGAGGGAGCCGGTGTAGTGGCCGAGGGCGCCGCCCAGCGGGTTGATCAGCACGGTGCGGCGAGAGAGGGACTCCGATTCGTGGAGCCAGCGGTCGGCCTCGAGCCGACCGTCGATGTCGGGGAGATCCGCGGCGATGTCAGAGGGTGCCACGGGGGCTCGCAGGGCGCCGATGATCTGCTCGGTGAGCCGCTCGACGAACTCGGCCCTCTCGATATCGACGGGGACGACGCGGTGGCCGTGCGCACGGAGCCAGGGAGCGAGCCCCGTCTGATCGGTCGTGACGACGGTGGCACCGGCGGCTAGTGCCTCTTTGACCGGCAGGCCGATCTGCTCCCTCCAGCGGCCCTCCGGCTGCGACGGAGCGACGACGACGGAGGCCGACGCGACCGACTCGAGCAGCGCGGGGCGCTGGAGGTGGCCGAGGAAGCGGCGGCTCTGCGGTCGCTCCTCCACCCAGGTGGACACCTCGTCGGCGAAGGGCCCCGGGCCGGCGATCGTCAGGCGAGCACCCGGAACGACCTCCTCGACACGAGGCCAGGCCTGGAGGAGGAGGTCGATCCCCTTCCTCGCTTCGAGAACCCCTGAGAACACGACCTCGGGAGACCGAGCCTCCCGGGTGGTTTCCGTTGTCCGGGGTGCCGCGGGAAGCTCGAGGAATGTCTTCGCCTCTTGAGGACGGAACCCCGGGAGCGAGCGGTAGGTCGCCTCGGAGGAGGGGCTGGCGAACGCGATCCTGTCGATGACGAGGCTGCTGTAGGCGCCGACCGCGTGACCGACGAGCCGTGCGAGCCAGGCCGGGCAGTGCCGCCGGCCGGCGACGAGCGCCGAGAGCCGGTTGTTCTCCATCGCATACGTGACGAGGCTTCGGGGGCGACGCAGGAGACGCCCTGCGGTCTTCCAGGTCAGGCCGAGGAGCACGTTGGCCAGGAGGAAGCGCATCCAGAGGGGTTCGGGGAGCTCGAGCGTCCGCGCCCGCGAGGTGACGAGTGTGACGAGCGCGCGGACGAGGGAGACGCGGCGGATGCCGACAGGCAGCGGCGACGAGCCGAGGTCGAAGTTCTCGCGCAGGTAGAGCAGCTCGGAGTGCGGCTGCTCGGCGAATCGGGCGAGGTGCACAGCCCTCAGCTCGGGAACCAGTCGGAGGGACGTCGCCGGGGTGTCGGCCAGTGCTCGAGTCGCCTGCGTCATGGTCGCTCCTGTCGTGGGGTTCGGATTACCCACAGACTAGTAAATATTTTGCATACTGTCTACAGATGTAGAACTCCACCGCGTTTTCCGTGTATAAAAACCCCATGCCTCCAAGCGCTGCCTCCCACGACGATCCGTCGCGCCCTGCTTTCCGAGAGGACATCGAGGGGCTCCGAGGCTGGCTCGCTGCCGTGATCGTCCTCTACCACCTGGTCGGCATCCCGCTCGGAGGCGTCATCGGTGTCGACGTGTTCTTCGTCATCTCCGGCTTCCTCATCACCGGCCTCCTCCTGCGGGAGCTCGACGAGACCGGCCGCGTCTCGCTGGCCGCCTTCTACGCCCGACGTGCGCGCCGCATCCTGCCGGTCGCCGGCGTGGTCCTCGTCGTCACGGTCGCCGCCGCACCGCTCGTCTGGTTCGCACCCCGCGCTGTCCGGACAGCCCTCGACGCCGTCGCTGCCGCCTCCTTCGTCGAGAACTGGCACCTGATCGCCTCGCAGAGGTCGTACCTCCAGCACGACGCGGGGGTGAGCCCCCTGCAGCACTTCTGGTCGCTGGCAGTGGAGGAGCAGTTCTACATCGCATGGCCCCTCGTGGTCATCGCGGGTGCTCTCGTCGCCGCCCGCTTCGGGAGCGTCGCCCGCCGGAGGAGCAGGACGAGGGCCGTGCTCTCCGTCGCCGCGATCGCCTTCCTCGTGCCGAGCGTCGCCCACGCCTCGATCCAGACCGCGTCGGACATCGATGCCGCGTACTTCGACACCTTCTCCCGCGCGTGGGAGTTCGTCCCCGGGATCCTGGCTGCGACCGGGCGACCCCTGCTCGCTCGCGTACCGCGGCACTGGCGACGCGTGCTGCTCTGGACCGGCGCCGCCTCGATCGCGTTCGCCTGCGTCTTCGTCGACCCGCACGTCGCCTTCCCCTGGCCGCGAGCCGTCTTCGCCACGCTCGGGACGGCGCTGATCGTCGGATTCGGCACTGACGACGAGGGGCTCATCACCCGGCTCCTGGCGCTGCCGCCGGCACGCTGGCTCGGCAAGCGCTCGTACTCGCTCTATCTGTGGCACTTCCCGGCGGCGGTGATGATCCCCGCGGTGCTGGGGCGCTCGTGGTGGGCGCTCCTGGCGGCACTCGCCCTCACCGGACTCCTGACGACGCTCTCCTACCGGCTCGTCGAGCGCCCGGCCCTCCGGTCGGGCTGGCTCCGCCGCCTCGAGAGTCCGCCCGACCGGCGCAGGAGGCACCACCGGCGGCGCCTGGAGCTCGCAGGAGTCGCGGGGCTCGCGCTGGTCGTCGTCGGGTCCGGATCCCTTCAGCTCGCCGCGCCGGAGAAGCTGGGCGATCCTCTGAGCCTCGCCCTCCCGCTCGGAGGCTCCGCGACCGGCTCCGCGACGGGCTCCACGCCGGCATCAGCGCAGCCGTTCTCCTCCTCGTCGATCGGGGCGGGCGTCCGAGAGGGTGCCGACCGCGACTCCTGGCCGTCCTCTCTCAGCCCGGCTCTCGACAGGGCCTTCGGCGACAGTCTCCCGGCGGCATTCGATATGGCGAGCGGGTGTCGCAACGATCCTCGGCAGGCGGGTGCTCCCCGATCCTGCCTGTGGAATCCCGACGGGAAGCGCACGGTGACCCTCATCGGCGACTCGACCGCGGCCGCCTGGAGCAGCGCCGTGACGACCGCTCTCGTGCCGCGGGGCTGGCGGGTCGAGGCGCTCTCCTACAACGGGTGCTCGCCGTTCGACGTCCCGACGCCCCGAGCGGTCGGCTCGCAGGCGGACTGCCGGCGCAGCCGGTCGAGGCTGATCGAGCAGGTGGCGGAATCCCACCCCGACCTCGTGCTCGTCTCGAGCGGCATCGCGTCGTACAGCGATCTCGCGACCGAACACGGCCGCCGCGCGGCGGACTCGCTGTGGGCGGCGGGAACGCGTCGGACGGTCTCCCGGCTGGCGGAGCTCAGTCCGAGGGTCGTCGTCGTCGAGAATCCGCCGCCGGGGCAGTCGGTCGTGGACTGCGCGACCCGCGCGGGATCCCCCCGGGAGTGCGCCTCGCACGTCGGGCGAGATCACGTCGATGCGGGAAGAGCCGAACTGCAGGGGATCCAAGACGCCGACACCTCGCGCCCGACGCCGGACAGTGGGATCGCCAGCTACCTCCCGACCCGTCAGTGGTTCTGCACGAGCGCGGGGGTCTGCCCCGTGGTCGTCGGCGGCCGACTCGTCCGCCCCGACCGCTCGCACCTCACGGACGCGATGTCGAGGGCATTGGGAGGGCTCCTACGCGAGGCACTCGGCGATTAGGGCTCGCGCACCCACGACCGACGGGAGTCGACGAGAGACGCGAGCTCCTCCTCGTAGCGACGGCACACGCCCTCCCAGGTGTAGTGCTGCCGAGCCCGATCCCGAGCCGAGGTGCTCAGCGACTCCTGGCGCGCCGGATCGGACAGGAGATCGCTGAGTGCCTGGGCGATGGCGCCGGGCTCCGGCTGGACGAACTCGCCCGACGCCTCCAGGACCTCGCGGTTGTACACCGTGTCGCGAGCGACGATCGGGGCGCCGCAGAGCATGGCCTGGACGAGCGCGGGGTTCGTGCCGCCGACGCTGTGCCCGTGGAAGTAGGCGCCCGCGTGCTGCCAGAGGGCGAGGAGCCGCTTGTCGTCGCTGACGTGCCCGAGCCAGGTCACGCGGTCGGACTCGGCAGCGAGCCGTTCGACCCGCTCGTCGAACTCGCCGCCGTAGCCGCTCGAAC comes from Frondihabitans peucedani and encodes:
- a CDS encoding glycosyltransferase — protein: MTQATRALADTPATSLRLVPELRAVHLARFAEQPHSELLYLRENFDLGSSPLPVGIRRVSLVRALVTLVTSRARTLELPEPLWMRFLLANVLLGLTWKTAGRLLRRPRSLVTYAMENNRLSALVAGRRHCPAWLARLVGHAVGAYSSLVIDRIAFASPSSEATYRSLPGFRPQEAKTFLELPAAPRTTETTREARSPEVVFSGVLEARKGIDLLLQAWPRVEEVVPGARLTIAGPGPFADEVSTWVEERPQSRRFLGHLQRPALLESVASASVVVAPSQPEGRWREQIGLPVKEALAAGATVVTTDQTGLAPWLRAHGHRVVPVDIERAEFVERLTEQIIGALRAPVAPSDIAADLPDIDGRLEADRWLHESESLSRRTVLINPLGGALGHYTGSLASTLEAAGADVDVRAFDEPSRCDGSKLRWLVRYVGVLLSVRRSLRGSAPTTAIVTWPVLGFLDLVILRVILGRKAESRLMLHNPVPLVQAVGYSRVSQLLGRLFSRRHRIVVHSTAARDALRSTGYQRPAEIVPLPVTPRPATTTPEGSTPVVRVVGQYKGDRDLDVLREIGRSLESKAVLEIHGRRWPAVEGWSVTDEFVPEAELENLMATSDVVLIPYRRFFQSDIAVRCIEIGTPFIGPAESSLSELLPPASELLVTTEGLSTADRASEWITAIESAFARGPVDFQEQVSHVAAENAACWSDWLTGLEVAA
- a CDS encoding acyltransferase family protein; the protein is MPPSAASHDDPSRPAFREDIEGLRGWLAAVIVLYHLVGIPLGGVIGVDVFFVISGFLITGLLLRELDETGRVSLAAFYARRARRILPVAGVVLVVTVAAAPLVWFAPRAVRTALDAVAAASFVENWHLIASQRSYLQHDAGVSPLQHFWSLAVEEQFYIAWPLVVIAGALVAARFGSVARRRSRTRAVLSVAAIAFLVPSVAHASIQTASDIDAAYFDTFSRAWEFVPGILAATGRPLLARVPRHWRRVLLWTGAASIAFACVFVDPHVAFPWPRAVFATLGTALIVGFGTDDEGLITRLLALPPARWLGKRSYSLYLWHFPAAVMIPAVLGRSWWALLAALALTGLLTTLSYRLVERPALRSGWLRRLESPPDRRRRHHRRRLELAGVAGLALVVVGSGSLQLAAPEKLGDPLSLALPLGGSATGSATGSTPASAQPFSSSSIGAGVREGADRDSWPSSLSPALDRAFGDSLPAAFDMASGCRNDPRQAGAPRSCLWNPDGKRTVTLIGDSTAAAWSSAVTTALVPRGWRVEALSYNGCSPFDVPTPRAVGSQADCRRSRSRLIEQVAESHPDLVLVSSGIASYSDLATEHGRRAADSLWAAGTRRTVSRLAELSPRVVVVENPPPGQSVVDCATRAGSPRECASHVGRDHVDAGRAELQGIQDADTSRPTPDSGIASYLPTRQWFCTSAGVCPVVVGGRLVRPDRSHLTDAMSRALGGLLREALGD